A single window of Entomoplasma ellychniae DNA harbors:
- the rplR gene encoding 50S ribosomal protein L18, with protein sequence MKYTKQEARKRRHFRVRSKVIGTAERPRLNVFKSNTNFYAQIIDDITGNTLVSASSLKLGLKAGNVEAAKKVGAEIAKLAANKKIIDVVFDRGGYLYHGKVKAFAETARENGLKF encoded by the coding sequence ATGAAGTACACTAAACAAGAAGCCAGAAAAAGAAGACACTTTCGTGTTAGAAGTAAAGTAATTGGTACAGCTGAAAGACCTAGATTAAATGTATTTAAATCTAACACTAATTTCTATGCACAAATTATTGATGATATAACAGGAAATACTTTAGTTTCAGCATCATCATTAAAACTTGGTTTAAAAGCTGGTAATGTAGAAGCTGCAAAAAAAGTTGGGGCTGAAATTGCAAAACTAGCAGCTAATAAAAAAATTATTGATGTTGTGTTTGATCGTGGTGGATATTTATATCATGGTAAAGTTAAAGCTTTTGCAGAAACTGCAAGAGAAAATGGATTGAAATTTTAG
- the rpsE gene encoding 30S ribosomal protein S5, translating to MIENKLDTPVVETTITTEAVSAPIVATSNDQTQPEKRKFDRKPNNSRGNGPRQFQKQDDFEEKVVTIRRVTKVTKGGRHFRFAAVVVVGDKKGRVGLGTGKANEVPEAIKKAIKEARKNVIRVPLRGTTVPHEVLGKFGAGQVLIKPAKPGTGIIAGGPARAVIELAGIADVYAKSLGRNNPINMIRATLDGLTLMHTGKKVNDLRFAKPVIKKEAASVIVETNKQVEAE from the coding sequence ATGATAGAAAATAAATTAGACACACCAGTTGTGGAAACTACAATTACTACTGAAGCTGTATCAGCGCCAATAGTTGCTACATCAAATGATCAAACTCAACCTGAAAAAAGAAAGTTTGATAGAAAACCAAATAACAGCCGTGGTAATGGGCCAAGACAGTTTCAAAAACAAGATGATTTTGAAGAAAAAGTTGTAACAATTAGACGTGTTACAAAAGTTACAAAAGGTGGACGTCACTTTAGATTTGCAGCAGTTGTTGTTGTTGGAGATAAAAAAGGACGTGTTGGTTTAGGAACAGGAAAAGCAAACGAAGTTCCTGAAGCAATTAAAAAAGCAATTAAAGAAGCTAGAAAAAATGTTATTAGAGTACCTTTAAGAGGAACCACTGTACCTCATGAAGTACTTGGTAAATTTGGAGCAGGTCAAGTATTAATTAAACCTGCAAAACCAGGAACTGGAATTATTGCTGGTGGACCAGCACGTGCTGTTATTGAATTGGCTGGTATTGCTGATGTTTATGCTAAATCATTAGGTAGAAATAATCCTATTAATATGATTAGAGCTACACTTGATGGTTTAACATTAATGCATACTGGTAAAAAAGTAAATGATTTAAGATTCGCTAAACCAGTTATTAAAAAAGAAGCAGCATCAGTTATTGTTGAAACAAATAAACAAGTAGAAGCTGAATAG
- the rplO gene encoding 50S ribosomal protein L15, whose amino-acid sequence MKLHELKYTEGSHKDATRVGRGMASGKGKTSTRGHKGQNSRSGGGVRPGFEGGQTPLYRRLPKIGFTSINQKQYIILTLSDLENLNLSNIDHKTLIEAKVIKNEKQLVKVLNNGTLTKKVNVKLNKISKQAQVIIEQLGGKVEVI is encoded by the coding sequence ATGAAATTACATGAATTAAAATATACTGAAGGTAGTCATAAAGATGCTACTAGAGTAGGTAGAGGTATGGCTTCTGGAAAAGGAAAAACTTCTACAAGAGGTCACAAAGGTCAAAATTCTCGTTCAGGTGGGGGTGTTAGACCCGGATTTGAAGGGGGTCAAACTCCTTTATACAGAAGATTACCAAAAATTGGTTTTACTTCAATTAATCAAAAACAATACATCATATTAACTCTTTCTGATTTAGAAAATTTAAACTTAAGTAATATTGATCATAAAACTTTAATAGAAGCAAAAGTTATTAAAAACGAAAAACAATTAGTTAAAGTTTTAAATAATGGAACATTAACTAAAAAAGTTAATGTAAAATTAAATAAAATATCAAAACAAGCTCAAGTTATAATTGAACAACTTGGAGGAAAAGTAGAGGTGATTTAA
- the secY gene encoding preprotein translocase subunit SecY — protein sequence MALKKTEKTKYSKLAKKSLNKSDFANKSFFIKNKDLIKRIVFTLILLIIIRIGVYITVPGIKLTSDFQSSIDNSQFFQLLSTLGGGTIGRFSILALGVSPYITASIIVQLLSTDVIPILTRWNKSGERGRKKLDKLTKVLMIPFALMQGVATIFTLQQQGVIEPGWVSTKVLASPAFYYILVPLVMLAGSYFMLWIADQITIKGVGNGISIVIFIGIITQMPVNIIQTWTWWIPDKGESINILFSGIIFFTIYMGIFLIVIFSVVLMNEAERKIPIQQTGSGLVDAKDHTPYLPLKLNNAGVIPVIFASAIISTPITIAQILDPTAAASLASSGIYSSNGFVKFTQMYLSFSKWWGIGIFSIMVILFTFLYAQVQINPEKISENFQKSGTFIPGIKPGIDTTNFLQATINRLSLFGSIFLAAIAALPYVISKLIDLPSNLAIGGTGLIICISVAIQTTQQIQGRIQQHKFIESKKQKFTDENQNSSTHIW from the coding sequence ATGGCACTAAAAAAAACTGAGAAAACAAAATATTCAAAGTTAGCCAAAAAATCACTTAATAAAAGCGATTTTGCTAATAAGAGCTTCTTTATTAAAAATAAAGATCTTATTAAAAGAATCGTTTTTACTTTAATCTTATTAATAATTATTAGGATTGGTGTTTATATAACTGTTCCAGGAATTAAATTAACAAGTGATTTTCAAAGCTCAATTGATAATTCACAGTTCTTTCAATTGCTATCAACTTTAGGTGGTGGTACCATTGGAAGATTCTCAATATTAGCTTTAGGGGTTTCTCCTTATATTACTGCTTCTATTATTGTTCAATTATTATCAACAGATGTAATACCTATTTTAACTAGATGAAATAAGTCTGGTGAGCGAGGTAGAAAAAAATTAGATAAATTAACTAAAGTATTAATGATTCCTTTTGCTTTAATGCAAGGTGTTGCAACTATATTTACTTTACAACAACAAGGAGTAATTGAACCTGGTTGAGTTTCAACAAAAGTTTTAGCCAGTCCTGCTTTTTATTATATATTAGTGCCTCTAGTTATGTTAGCTGGTTCATACTTCATGTTATGAATAGCAGATCAGATAACTATTAAAGGTGTTGGTAATGGAATTTCTATTGTTATTTTTATAGGTATCATTACTCAAATGCCAGTAAATATAATTCAAACTTGAACATGGTGAATTCCAGACAAGGGAGAAAGTATAAATATTTTATTTAGTGGAATTATATTTTTTACTATTTATATGGGTATTTTTTTAATTGTTATATTTTCTGTAGTTTTAATGAATGAAGCTGAAAGAAAAATACCTATTCAACAAACTGGTAGTGGATTAGTAGATGCTAAAGACCATACTCCTTATTTACCATTGAAGTTAAATAATGCTGGAGTTATTCCGGTTATATTTGCTTCTGCAATTATTTCAACACCAATTACAATTGCTCAAATTTTAGATCCAACAGCAGCAGCATCATTAGCGTCAAGTGGAATTTACTCTTCAAATGGTTTTGTTAAGTTTACTCAAATGTATTTATCTTTTAGTAAATGATGAGGAATAGGGATTTTTTCAATCATGGTTATACTATTCACATTTTTATATGCACAAGTTCAAATAAATCCAGAAAAAATAAGCGAAAATTTTCAAAAATCAGGGACATTTATCCCTGGAATTAAACCAGGAATAGACACAACCAATTTTTTACAAGCAACAATAAATAGACTTTCTTTATTTGGTTCAATTTTTTTAGCAGCAATAGCGGCATTACCATATGTTATATCTAAGTTAATAGATTTACCAAGTAATTTAGCAATTGGTGGGACTGGACTAATTATTTGTATTTCTGTTGCGATACAAACAACACAACAAATACAAGGCCGTATACAACAACACAAGTTTATCGAATCTAAAAAACAAAAGTTTACAGATGAAAACCAAAATTCATCAACTCATATATGATAA
- the cdd gene encoding cytidine deaminase — translation MKKEELFEKLLNLKNNAYSPYSNFKVACIIRLKNQDVVKGVNIESASYSPTICAERAAISQLYALGWNEKDIEEFSLYTDSENLGTPCGVCRQVMSELLNPLQEIVIFNKHGYIKTIINQELLPYAFSSNDLKS, via the coding sequence GTGAAAAAAGAAGAATTGTTTGAAAAGTTATTAAACTTAAAAAATAATGCATACTCTCCATATTCTAATTTTAAAGTTGCTTGTATAATTAGATTAAAAAATCAAGATGTTGTTAAAGGTGTAAATATTGAATCTGCTTCATATTCACCAACTATTTGTGCAGAAAGAGCAGCAATATCTCAGCTTTACGCTTTGGGGTGAAATGAAAAAGATATTGAAGAGTTTTCGCTATATACAGATAGTGAAAATTTAGGCACACCATGTGGAGTTTGTAGACAAGTAATGAGCGAATTGTTAAATCCACTACAAGAAATTGTGATTTTTAATAAGCACGGTTATATTAAAACTATTATTAATCAAGAGTTGTTACCATATGCTTTTTCATCTAATGATTTGAAAAGCTAA
- a CDS encoding adenylate kinase family protein, with protein MNIMLLGAPGCGKGTLAEKLINKKGFTQLSTGDLMRKEISKKSVLGIQCIEYINAGKLVPDEVTNGIVKEFLKEKHNGLIFDGYPRTLNQAKALEEILKELGSSISKIIYIDVAKEVLLSRISGRLICPTCKISYHTINRKPKIEWICDKDQTELIRRVDDEPNKVEVRLKAYAKQTAPLIKYFSTNSGFLKIVDSGTLTPEETYQKVMETF; from the coding sequence ATGAATATAATGTTGTTGGGTGCACCTGGTTGTGGTAAAGGAACTTTAGCTGAAAAATTAATTAATAAAAAAGGTTTTACACAGTTGTCAACTGGTGATTTGATGCGCAAAGAAATTTCTAAAAAATCTGTTTTGGGAATTCAATGTATTGAATACATAAATGCAGGCAAACTAGTACCAGATGAAGTGACAAATGGTATTGTTAAAGAATTTTTAAAAGAAAAACACAATGGATTAATTTTTGACGGATATCCAAGAACTTTAAATCAAGCAAAAGCTTTGGAAGAAATTTTAAAAGAATTAGGATCAAGCATTTCAAAAATTATTTATATTGATGTTGCTAAAGAAGTTTTGTTATCTAGAATAAGTGGAAGATTAATTTGCCCAACTTGTAAAATTAGTTATCATACAATTAACAGAAAACCTAAAATTGAATGAATTTGCGATAAAGATCAAACAGAATTAATAAGAAGAGTAGATGATGAACCAAACAAAGTTGAAGTTAGATTAAAAGCATATGCAAAACAAACAGCACCATTAATAAAATATTTTTCTACAAATTCTGGATTTTTAAAAATTGTGGATTCAGGTACTTTGACACCAGAAGAAACATATCAAAAAGTTATGGAAACATTTTAA
- the map gene encoding type I methionyl aminopeptidase, translating into MAVSIKSNAEIQKMRIASSVLSDAISMLKKMIVPGVNCLDLDEEFYKFIKAKGCQSNFKNYHGFPKTICISINEQLVHGIPEDRILQDGDIVSVDTGCIFQGYHADSAFTMICGIAKNEKHDILIKVTEECLELAIKEVKPGTRIGTIGYIIQSHAEKHGFGVPRDYTGHGIGTQMHEDPYIPNYGIYDTGMRLKAGMVICIEPMIQIGTYKTKLASDNWTVLSADKSMAAHFEHTILVTDSGYEVLTKSKVKEL; encoded by the coding sequence ATGGCCGTTAGTATTAAATCAAATGCTGAAATTCAAAAAATGCGAATAGCATCAAGTGTTTTATCAGACGCTATTAGCATGCTAAAAAAAATGATAGTACCAGGTGTTAATTGCTTAGATTTAGATGAAGAATTTTATAAATTCATAAAAGCAAAAGGATGTCAATCTAATTTTAAAAATTACCATGGTTTTCCAAAAACTATTTGTATTTCAATCAATGAACAATTAGTACATGGTATACCTGAAGACAGAATTTTGCAAGATGGTGATATTGTTTCTGTTGATACTGGATGTATTTTTCAAGGTTATCATGCTGATAGCGCTTTTACTATGATTTGCGGTATTGCAAAAAATGAAAAACATGATATACTTATTAAAGTCACTGAGGAGTGTTTGGAATTAGCAATTAAAGAAGTTAAACCAGGAACTCGTATAGGAACTATAGGTTACATAATTCAAAGTCATGCTGAAAAACATGGATTTGGTGTTCCTAGAGATTATACAGGACACGGTATTGGAACTCAAATGCATGAAGACCCATATATACCTAATTATGGTATTTATGATACTGGAATGCGTTTAAAAGCTGGAATGGTTATTTGTATTGAACCTATGATTCAAATCGGAACATACAAAACTAAATTAGCTTCTGATAACTGAACTGTCTTGTCAGCTGATAAAAGCATGGCTGCTCACTTTGAACACACAATTCTAGTAACAGATAGCGGTTATGAAGTATTAACCAAATCAAAAGTAAAGGAGTTGTAG
- the infA gene encoding translation initiation factor IF-1, producing the protein MAKEAEMEFEGTVAEVLANAQFKVKLENDIVIDAHVSGKIRMHHIRILPGDKVTVVISPYDMTRGRITYRRIQKKPESN; encoded by the coding sequence ATGGCAAAAGAAGCAGAAATGGAATTTGAGGGAACAGTTGCTGAAGTGTTAGCAAACGCGCAATTCAAAGTTAAACTGGAAAACGACATAGTTATTGATGCACACGTGTCAGGTAAAATCCGAATGCACCACATTCGCATCTTACCTGGAGATAAAGTAACAGTCGTGATATCACCTTATGATATGACACGTGGAAGAATTACCTACAGAAGAATTCAAAAAAAACCTGAGAGTAATTAA
- the rpmJ gene encoding 50S ribosomal protein L36, with amino-acid sequence MKVRSSVKKICDKCRVIRRKGRVMIICAQPKHKQRQG; translated from the coding sequence ATGAAAGTTAGATCATCAGTCAAAAAAATTTGCGACAAATGTCGTGTTATTAGACGTAAAGGCCGTGTAATGATTATTTGTGCACAACCAAAGCACAAACAAAGACAAGGTTAA
- the rpsM gene encoding 30S ribosomal protein S13 produces the protein MARISGVEIPNEKRVVISLTYIYGVGLSTSQTILAKLNISEDLRTKDLTEEQIKLISAEVSKFKVEGELRREVSLNIKRLMEIGCYRGLRHRKGLPVRGQSSKTNARTVKGPRKTVANKKK, from the coding sequence ATGGCTCGTATTAGTGGAGTAGAAATACCAAACGAAAAAAGAGTTGTAATCTCACTAACATATATTTATGGTGTGGGACTATCAACTTCACAAACTATTTTAGCTAAGTTAAATATAAGTGAAGATCTTCGTACAAAAGATTTAACTGAAGAACAAATTAAATTAATATCTGCTGAGGTTTCGAAATTCAAAGTTGAAGGAGAACTTCGCAGAGAAGTTTCATTAAACATCAAACGTTTAATGGAAATTGGATGTTATAGAGGATTAAGACATCGTAAAGGATTACCTGTAAGAGGTCAATCATCAAAAACAAATGCAAGAACAGTTAAAGGTCCAAGAAAAACTGTAGCTAACAAGAAAAAATAG
- the rpsK gene encoding 30S ribosomal protein S11, translating into MAKPKTSTKKRIKKNIPKGIAHIHSTFNNTIVTISDEQGNVLSWSSAGAIGFKGSKKSTPYAAQLISEAAAKGAIDQGIKSVQVEVKGPGPGRDAAVRALSIAGIEVTSIKDCTPVPHNGVRPRKRPRK; encoded by the coding sequence ATGGCTAAACCAAAAACAAGTACAAAAAAACGTATTAAAAAAAATATACCAAAGGGTATTGCACACATTCACTCTACTTTTAACAATACAATTGTTACTATTAGTGATGAACAAGGTAATGTTCTTTCATGATCAAGTGCTGGAGCTATCGGGTTTAAAGGTTCTAAAAAATCTACACCGTATGCCGCTCAATTAATTTCAGAAGCTGCTGCAAAAGGAGCTATTGATCAAGGTATTAAATCTGTTCAAGTTGAAGTTAAAGGACCAGGACCAGGACGTGATGCTGCTGTTAGAGCATTATCAATAGCAGGTATTGAAGTAACTTCAATTAAAGACTGCACTCCCGTTCCACATAATGGAGTGCGTCCAAGAAAACGCCCAAGAAAATAA
- a CDS encoding DNA-directed RNA polymerase subunit alpha, with the protein MKQFNKPEFGIIQESPSKFYGKFSASPLERGFAITLGNVLRRTLLSSTPGAAVYAIKIAGAQHEFISIPGIEENVSRIVLNVKKIVLSINSKMYKDDEHIEIKISSTTVGPIKAKDLVLPAGVEILNKDLVIANIAEGGSLDLVLYAKNSRGYRTFKENKDNKNIEPGMITIDSNYSPIIRVAYNSEIINLGKAQDSEKLILEVETDGSILASDAVALASKILISHLETFTEIIDKSIDDVVVMGEDAVEEKELDKPVEELEFTQRSLNCLKRANIDTLRELVSKTEDEIKEIPNLGSKSLLEIKQKIASLELEFKKN; encoded by the coding sequence ATGAAACAATTTAATAAACCAGAATTCGGAATCATACAAGAATCACCAAGTAAATTTTACGGAAAGTTTTCAGCTTCACCTCTTGAAAGAGGTTTTGCCATTACTTTAGGTAATGTTTTAAGAAGAACTTTATTATCATCAACACCAGGTGCAGCAGTTTACGCAATTAAAATTGCTGGAGCTCAACATGAATTCATTTCGATTCCTGGTATTGAAGAAAATGTATCTCGTATAGTTTTAAATGTTAAAAAAATAGTGTTATCAATAAATTCAAAAATGTATAAAGATGATGAACATATTGAAATAAAGATTTCATCAACAACAGTTGGGCCTATTAAAGCTAAAGATTTAGTTTTACCAGCAGGGGTAGAAATTTTAAATAAAGATTTAGTCATTGCAAATATTGCTGAAGGTGGAAGTCTTGACTTAGTTTTATATGCTAAAAACTCAAGAGGGTATAGAACTTTTAAAGAAAACAAAGATAACAAAAACATTGAACCTGGAATGATTACTATAGATTCAAATTACTCACCAATTATAAGAGTTGCATATAACTCAGAAATAATTAACTTGGGTAAAGCTCAAGATTCTGAAAAATTGATTTTAGAAGTTGAAACTGATGGTTCAATTCTTGCATCTGATGCAGTTGCTTTAGCTTCAAAAATACTTATTTCGCATTTAGAAACTTTTACAGAAATTATTGATAAATCAATTGATGATGTAGTGGTTATGGGTGAGGATGCTGTTGAAGAAAAAGAACTAGACAAACCAGTTGAAGAATTAGAATTCACTCAAAGAAGCTTAAATTGTTTGAAAAGAGCAAACATTGATACTTTAAGAGAACTAGTTTCAAAAACAGAAGATGAAATAAAAGAAATCCCAAACTTAGGAAGCAAATCTTTATTAGAGATCAAACAAAAAATTGCTTCTTTAGAATTAGAATTCAAAAAAAACTAA
- the rplQ gene encoding 50S ribosomal protein L17, which yields MSYIQKRGKNTAWRTALMRNLTTELIISERLEITETRAKELRKHFDKMVTLAKRGDLHARRQAASWLRNIEASSKEDVLQKLFTITAKRFKDRDGGYTRILKLDNRKGDNAPMVIIELV from the coding sequence ATGTCATATATTCAAAAACGTGGTAAGAACACAGCTTGAAGAACAGCTTTAATGAGAAATTTAACAACTGAACTTATTATTTCAGAACGTTTAGAAATTACTGAAACTAGAGCTAAAGAATTAAGAAAACATTTTGATAAAATGGTAACTTTAGCTAAACGTGGTGATTTACATGCACGTAGACAAGCTGCAAGTTGATTAAGAAATATAGAAGCTTCTTCAAAAGAAGATGTTCTTCAAAAATTATTTACAATTACTGCAAAAAGATTTAAAGATAGAGATGGTGGTTACACACGTATCTTAAAATTAGATAATCGTAAAGGTGATAATGCACCAATGGTTATTATTGAACTAGTTTAA
- a CDS encoding energy-coupling factor transporter ATPase: MPESLKKFQSTKLSEKDINDFKKELHNAYLEFLKANNEFYKINQKYKQKQVNKKEVAKVVEIKKQKSKAFKLILKEKKFKENLKFISKVNKNLSTKNSSIVFEKSKEELIEAKKIYKEFLASVKEMGRGAELDQLNDIAIKAENINFKYNFDLPYVLNDVSFEIKKGEYVTVIGHNGSGKSTLSKLLIGALQPESGHLSLFGNYVTIDTLDQARRFLGIVFQNPDNQFIGSSVEADIAFGLENKRVEPKLMHDQIYEAAKKVGMENFLDKEPLMLSGGQKQRVAIASVLALSPEILIFDEATSMLDPKGNREVKEIMVDLRDNMGKTVISITHDMDEILNADKVIVMNKGQMVKFGTPEEVLKEKEFLRSIKLDVPFLSLVEEALEKEGIKIKHSNTMDELVSQIC; encoded by the coding sequence ATGCCTGAATCATTAAAAAAATTCCAAAGTACTAAATTATCCGAAAAAGATATTAACGATTTTAAAAAAGAATTACATAATGCTTATTTAGAATTTTTAAAAGCTAATAACGAGTTTTATAAAATAAATCAAAAGTATAAACAAAAACAAGTAAACAAAAAAGAAGTTGCTAAAGTAGTCGAAATTAAAAAACAAAAAAGCAAAGCATTTAAATTAATTTTAAAAGAAAAAAAATTTAAAGAAAATTTGAAATTTATTTCTAAAGTGAACAAAAACCTATCAACAAAAAATTCAAGTATAGTTTTTGAAAAGTCTAAAGAAGAATTAATAGAAGCAAAAAAAATTTATAAGGAGTTTTTAGCTTCAGTTAAAGAAATGGGCCGCGGTGCTGAGTTAGATCAGTTAAATGATATAGCGATTAAAGCAGAAAATATAAATTTTAAATATAATTTTGATTTGCCTTATGTTTTAAATGATGTTAGCTTTGAAATTAAAAAAGGCGAGTATGTAACAGTTATTGGTCATAATGGTTCAGGTAAATCAACGCTTTCAAAATTATTAATAGGTGCACTTCAACCAGAATCTGGTCATTTATCTTTGTTTGGTAATTACGTTACTATTGATACTTTAGATCAAGCAAGAAGATTTTTGGGAATTGTTTTTCAAAATCCTGATAATCAGTTTATTGGTTCAAGTGTTGAAGCTGATATTGCTTTTGGCTTAGAAAATAAACGTGTTGAACCTAAGCTTATGCATGATCAAATTTATGAAGCAGCTAAAAAAGTTGGAATGGAAAATTTCTTAGATAAAGAACCACTAATGTTATCTGGTGGTCAAAAACAACGAGTTGCTATCGCTAGTGTGCTTGCCTTAAGTCCAGAAATATTAATTTTTGATGAAGCAACAAGTATGTTGGACCCAAAAGGTAATAGAGAAGTAAAAGAAATTATGGTTGATCTTAGAGATAATATGGGGAAAACAGTTATTTCAATTACTCACGATATGGATGAGATTTTAAATGCAGACAAAGTAATTGTCATGAATAAAGGACAAATGGTTAAATTTGGAACCCCAGAAGAAGTTTTAAAAGAAAAAGAATTTTTAAGATCTATTAAATTGGATGTACCATTTTTATCTTTAGTTGAAGAAGCTTTAGAAAAAGAAGGTATTAAAATTAAGCACAGCAATACAATGGATGAGTTGGTGAGTCAGATATGTTAA
- a CDS encoding energy-coupling factor transporter ATPase, with protein sequence MLTTKKEIKQNLKEWKKIEKETKEFDFTGDIILNNVSYTYSKKTPFEFKALDFANVKIKDHKITCVIGTTGSGKSTIIQLTNGLLLTETGETIIGNYKIPAGTKKIKDVKRLRKEVGLVFQFPEYQLFQDTIEKDIAFGPIHLGENKASALKKVPSLLELVQLPVDYISRSPFELSGGQKRRVAIAGIIAMDGKTLVLDEPTGGLDPKGEEDFLNLFIHLNKEQNKRIIMVTHNMDHVLKSADEVIVMHEGKVIEVGSPFEIFSNQQLLTSIQIEPPKVYKLLYSLKAKGIDLLDKKIRTIEEFAKEFKNYKKGK encoded by the coding sequence ATGTTAACAACTAAAAAAGAAATTAAGCAAAATTTAAAAGAATGAAAAAAAATAGAAAAAGAAACAAAAGAGTTTGATTTTACTGGTGATATTATTTTAAATAATGTGAGCTACACATATTCAAAAAAAACCCCTTTTGAGTTTAAGGCTTTAGATTTTGCTAATGTTAAAATTAAAGATCATAAAATTACATGTGTGATAGGAACTACTGGTTCTGGAAAATCTACTATAATTCAATTAACTAATGGACTATTATTAACCGAAACTGGTGAGACTATTATTGGCAATTATAAAATACCTGCAGGAACTAAAAAAATTAAAGATGTTAAAAGATTAAGAAAAGAAGTTGGGTTGGTTTTTCAGTTTCCTGAGTACCAATTATTTCAAGATACAATTGAAAAAGATATAGCGTTTGGACCAATTCATTTAGGAGAAAACAAAGCATCTGCTTTGAAAAAAGTTCCTAGTTTATTAGAATTAGTACAATTACCAGTTGATTATATTTCAAGGTCTCCATTTGAATTATCTGGTGGGCAGAAAAGAAGAGTAGCTATCGCAGGTATTATTGCAATGGATGGTAAAACTTTAGTTTTAGATGAACCAACTGGAGGATTAGATCCAAAAGGTGAAGAAGATTTTTTAAACTTATTTATACATTTAAATAAAGAACAAAACAAAAGAATCATTATGGTTACTCATAACATGGATCATGTATTAAAATCAGCTGATGAAGTTATTGTTATGCATGAAGGTAAAGTTATTGAAGTTGGTTCGCCGTTTGAAATTTTTTCTAATCAGCAATTGTTGACAAGTATACAAATTGAGCCTCCTAAAGTTTATAAACTTTTATACAGCTTAAAAGCAAAAGGAATTGATCTTTTAGATAAAAAAATAAGAACTATAGAAGAGTTTGCAAAAGAATTTAAAAATTACAAGAAAGGAAAATAA